The proteins below are encoded in one region of Chrysemys picta bellii isolate R12L10 chromosome 4, ASM1138683v2, whole genome shotgun sequence:
- the TRIM72 gene encoding tripartite motif-containing protein 72 isoform X2 — protein sequence MSNSKQRLMQGMHQDLSCPSCLKLFKAPVTAECGHTFCLECLSQAAACPTCQAPTKVEQLHINQQMEHLVQCFRQVPHDHCEEHMDPLSVYCEQDQQVICGVCASLGKHKGHNIITAAEAHQRMKKQLPQQQIQLQEAQVRKEKMITLLNRQIAEVEDTVVRFKQQVSEQLGVMRAFLEVLEASLGREAERVQQQATAVLRDEHKTMGHYLDQLKQMEAVLGEVQEESQTEFLRKYCLVASRLQKILGESPPVARMDVQLPIITDDFKFQVWRKMFRALMPALENLTFDPDTAHPNLVVSEDGKRVECVEHKQPVSSDDPGRFDKSNCVVSRQSFSSGEHYWEVTVGDKPRWALGVISAEAGRKGRLQALPSNGFWLVGCKEGKNYEAHVEHKEPRLLRVETKPSRIGLYLSFEDGMLGFYDASDEDNLVPLFAFHSRLTTTVYPFFDVCWHDKGKNSQPLVIYTPEPEAS from the exons ATGTCGAACTCCAAGCAGCGCCTGATGCAGGGCATGCACCAGGACCTGAGCTGCCCCAGCTGCTTGAAGCTGTTCAAGGCCCCCGTGACGGCTGAGTGCGGCCACACCTTCTGCCTGGAGTGCCTGTCCCAGGCCGCGGCCTGCCCCACCTGCCAGGCCCCCACCAAGGTGGAGCAGCTGCACATCAACCAGCAGATGGAGCACCTGGTGCAATGCTTCCGGCAGGTGCCCCACGACCACTGCGAGGAGCACATGGACCCCCTGAGCGTCTACTGCGAGCAGGACCAGCAGGTCATCTGCGGGGTGTGCGCCTCGCTGGGCAAGCACAAGGGCCACAACATCATCACGGCCGCCGAGGCCCACCAGAGGATGAAG AAACAACTTCCCCAGCAGCAAATTCAACTGCAGGAGGCACAAGTGCGTAAGGAGAAAATGATCACTCTGCTGAACAGACAGATAGCAGAGGTGGAG GACACGGTGGTGCGATTCAAGCAGCAGGTGTCGGAGCAGCTGGGGGTGATGCGCGCCTTCTTGGAGGTGCTGGAGGCCTCGCTGGGCCGGGAGGCAGAGCGGGTGCAGCAGCAGGCCACGGCCGTGCTGCGGGATGAGCACAAGACCATGGGCCACTACCTAGACCAGCTCAAGCAGATGGAGGCCGTGCTGGgtgaggtgcaggaggagagCCAGACCGAGTTCCTGAGG AAATACTGCCTGGTGGCCAGCAG GCTGCAGAAGATCCTGGGAGAGTCCCCGCCAGTCGCCCGGATGGACGTCCAGCTGCCAATCATCACAGATGACTTCAAGTTCCAGGTGTGGAGGAAGATGTTCCGTGCACTGATGCCAG ctcTGGAGAACCTGACCTTTGACCCAGACACGGCCCACCCCAACCTGGTGGTGTCGGAGGACGGCAAGCGGGTGGAGTGCGTAGAGCACAAGCAGCCGGTGAGCTCGGACGACCCGGGCCGCTTCGACAAGTCCAACTGCGTGGTGAGCCGCCAGAGTTTCTCCAGCGGCGAGCACTACTGGGAGGTGACGGTGGGCGACAAGCCGCGCTGGGCGCTGGGCGTTATCTCGGCCGAGGCGGGGCGAAAGGGTCggctccaggccctgccctccaaCGGCTTCTGGCTGGTGGGCTGCAAGGAAGGCAAGAACTACGAGGCCCATGTGGAGCATAAGGAGCCGCGGCTGCTGCGGGTGGAGACCAAGCCCAGCCGGATCGGGCTGTATCTCAGCTTCGAGGATGGGATGCTGGGGTTCTACGATGCCAGCGACGAGGACAACCTGGTGCCGCTCTTTGCCTTCCACTCACGCCTCACCACCACTGTCTACCCCTTCTTCGACGTCTGCTGGCACGACAAGGGCAAGAACAGCCAGCCGCTGGTCATCTACACACCGGAGCCGGAGGCCTCCTAA
- the TRIM72 gene encoding tripartite motif-containing protein 72 isoform X1, which produces MPIDPRGIHCDQYFVLNETTGQCQVTHGTLQQREQNAIRIRCQTARNCKAINPVQFTAMSGCSGIHCSKMASRQKSRAVQHSQTQLPGRGRDPQMETLPAPELGSHCHVRSKPAIYSPPHRPAMSNSKQRLMQGMHQDLSCPSCLKLFKAPVTAECGHTFCLECLSQAAACPTCQAPTKVEQLHINQQMEHLVQCFRQVPHDHCEEHMDPLSVYCEQDQQVICGVCASLGKHKGHNIITAAEAHQRMKKQLPQQQIQLQEAQVRKEKMITLLNRQIAEVEDTVVRFKQQVSEQLGVMRAFLEVLEASLGREAERVQQQATAVLRDEHKTMGHYLDQLKQMEAVLGEVQEESQTEFLRKYCLVASRLQKILGESPPVARMDVQLPIITDDFKFQVWRKMFRALMPALENLTFDPDTAHPNLVVSEDGKRVECVEHKQPVSSDDPGRFDKSNCVVSRQSFSSGEHYWEVTVGDKPRWALGVISAEAGRKGRLQALPSNGFWLVGCKEGKNYEAHVEHKEPRLLRVETKPSRIGLYLSFEDGMLGFYDASDEDNLVPLFAFHSRLTTTVYPFFDVCWHDKGKNSQPLVIYTPEPEAS; this is translated from the exons ATGCCAATCGATCCACGTGGAATTCACTGTGATCAATACTTTGTGCTTAACGAGACTACAGGGCAATGTCAGGTCACGCACGGCACACTGCAGCAGAGGGAACAGAACGCAATACGTATTCGCTGTCAAACAGCACGCAACTGCAAAGCCATAAATCCCGTGCAATTCACTGCAATGTCTGGGTGCAGTGGAATACACTGTAGCAAAATGGCATCAAGACAAAAAAGCAGGGCTGTGCAACACAGTCAGACACAACTCCCAGGGAGAGGCCGTGATCCACAGATGGAGACTCTGCCGGCCCCAGAGCTCGGCTCCCATTGCCATGTCCGTTCCAAGCCAGCTATTTATAG cccaCCCCACCGCCCAGCCATGTCGAACTCCAAGCAGCGCCTGATGCAGGGCATGCACCAGGACCTGAGCTGCCCCAGCTGCTTGAAGCTGTTCAAGGCCCCCGTGACGGCTGAGTGCGGCCACACCTTCTGCCTGGAGTGCCTGTCCCAGGCCGCGGCCTGCCCCACCTGCCAGGCCCCCACCAAGGTGGAGCAGCTGCACATCAACCAGCAGATGGAGCACCTGGTGCAATGCTTCCGGCAGGTGCCCCACGACCACTGCGAGGAGCACATGGACCCCCTGAGCGTCTACTGCGAGCAGGACCAGCAGGTCATCTGCGGGGTGTGCGCCTCGCTGGGCAAGCACAAGGGCCACAACATCATCACGGCCGCCGAGGCCCACCAGAGGATGAAG AAACAACTTCCCCAGCAGCAAATTCAACTGCAGGAGGCACAAGTGCGTAAGGAGAAAATGATCACTCTGCTGAACAGACAGATAGCAGAGGTGGAG GACACGGTGGTGCGATTCAAGCAGCAGGTGTCGGAGCAGCTGGGGGTGATGCGCGCCTTCTTGGAGGTGCTGGAGGCCTCGCTGGGCCGGGAGGCAGAGCGGGTGCAGCAGCAGGCCACGGCCGTGCTGCGGGATGAGCACAAGACCATGGGCCACTACCTAGACCAGCTCAAGCAGATGGAGGCCGTGCTGGgtgaggtgcaggaggagagCCAGACCGAGTTCCTGAGG AAATACTGCCTGGTGGCCAGCAG GCTGCAGAAGATCCTGGGAGAGTCCCCGCCAGTCGCCCGGATGGACGTCCAGCTGCCAATCATCACAGATGACTTCAAGTTCCAGGTGTGGAGGAAGATGTTCCGTGCACTGATGCCAG ctcTGGAGAACCTGACCTTTGACCCAGACACGGCCCACCCCAACCTGGTGGTGTCGGAGGACGGCAAGCGGGTGGAGTGCGTAGAGCACAAGCAGCCGGTGAGCTCGGACGACCCGGGCCGCTTCGACAAGTCCAACTGCGTGGTGAGCCGCCAGAGTTTCTCCAGCGGCGAGCACTACTGGGAGGTGACGGTGGGCGACAAGCCGCGCTGGGCGCTGGGCGTTATCTCGGCCGAGGCGGGGCGAAAGGGTCggctccaggccctgccctccaaCGGCTTCTGGCTGGTGGGCTGCAAGGAAGGCAAGAACTACGAGGCCCATGTGGAGCATAAGGAGCCGCGGCTGCTGCGGGTGGAGACCAAGCCCAGCCGGATCGGGCTGTATCTCAGCTTCGAGGATGGGATGCTGGGGTTCTACGATGCCAGCGACGAGGACAACCTGGTGCCGCTCTTTGCCTTCCACTCACGCCTCACCACCACTGTCTACCCCTTCTTCGACGTCTGCTGGCACGACAAGGGCAAGAACAGCCAGCCGCTGGTCATCTACACACCGGAGCCGGAGGCCTCCTAA
- the TRIM72 gene encoding tripartite motif-containing protein 72 isoform X3, protein MLLLSLPRGAVAVGIFCCPLGCMQPIATGVPGSRLGGWLGKLEGKNRLSERRRTGQAAWARSKDLTGTWARPLPSRTAPGLSWCKLELLGSGQGSEILRIKPNSSCPTCTTVQRLQHNAPHGTKTPCNAMPIDPRGIHCDQYFVLNETTGQCQVTHGTLQQREQNAIRIRCQTARNCKAINPVQFTAMSGCSGIHCSKMASRQKSRAVQHSQTQLPGRGRDPQMETLPAPELGSHCHVRSKPAIYSPPHRPAMSNSKQRLMQGMHQDLSCPSCLKLFKAPVTAECGHTFCLECLSQAAACPTCQAPTKVEQLHINQQMEHLVQCFRQVPHDHCEEHMDPLSVYCEQDQQVICGVCASLGKHKGHNIITAAEAHQRMKKQLPQQQIQLQEAQVRKEKMITLLNRQIAEVEDTVVRFKQQVSEQLGVMRAFLEVLEASLGREAERVQQQATAVLRDEHKTMGHYLDQLKQMEAVLGEVQEESQTEFLRKYCLVASRLQKILGESPPVARMDVQLPIITDDFKFQVWRKMFRALMPALENLTFDPDTAHPNLVVSEDGKRVECVEHKQPVSSDDPGRFDKSNCVVSRQSFSSGEHYWEVTVGDKPRWALGVISAEAGRKGRLQALPSNGFWLVGCKEGKNYEAHVEHKEPRLLRVETKPSRIGLYLSFEDGMLGFYDASDEDNLVPLFAFHSRLTTTVYPFFDVCWHDKGKNSQPLVIYTPEPEAS, encoded by the exons ATGCTGCTTCTTTCTCTCCCGCGCGGAGCGGTGGCTGTGGGTATATTTTGTTGCCCCTTGGGCTGTATGCAGCCTATTGCGACCGGGGTGCCAGGGTCCAGGCTTGGAGGGTGGTTGGGCAAACTTGAAGGGAAGAATCGTCTTTCTGAACGGCGAAGAACGGGGCAGGCTGCGTGGGCAAGGTCAAAGGATCTGACGGGGACGTGGGCTCGGCCGCTGCCCTCTAGGACGGCACCAGGGCTTAGCTGGTGCAAGCTGGAGTTACTTGGCTCTGGGCAGGGATCAGAAATACTCAGA attaagccaaattcttcttgtcctacctgcACTACAGTACAACGACTGCAACACAATGCACCTCACGGCACCAAAACACCATGCAACGCAATGCCAATCGATCCACGTGGAATTCACTGTGATCAATACTTTGTGCTTAACGAGACTACAGGGCAATGTCAGGTCACGCACGGCACACTGCAGCAGAGGGAACAGAACGCAATACGTATTCGCTGTCAAACAGCACGCAACTGCAAAGCCATAAATCCCGTGCAATTCACTGCAATGTCTGGGTGCAGTGGAATACACTGTAGCAAAATGGCATCAAGACAAAAAAGCAGGGCTGTGCAACACAGTCAGACACAACTCCCAGGGAGAGGCCGTGATCCACAGATGGAGACTCTGCCGGCCCCAGAGCTCGGCTCCCATTGCCATGTCCGTTCCAAGCCAGCTATTTATAG cccaCCCCACCGCCCAGCCATGTCGAACTCCAAGCAGCGCCTGATGCAGGGCATGCACCAGGACCTGAGCTGCCCCAGCTGCTTGAAGCTGTTCAAGGCCCCCGTGACGGCTGAGTGCGGCCACACCTTCTGCCTGGAGTGCCTGTCCCAGGCCGCGGCCTGCCCCACCTGCCAGGCCCCCACCAAGGTGGAGCAGCTGCACATCAACCAGCAGATGGAGCACCTGGTGCAATGCTTCCGGCAGGTGCCCCACGACCACTGCGAGGAGCACATGGACCCCCTGAGCGTCTACTGCGAGCAGGACCAGCAGGTCATCTGCGGGGTGTGCGCCTCGCTGGGCAAGCACAAGGGCCACAACATCATCACGGCCGCCGAGGCCCACCAGAGGATGAAG AAACAACTTCCCCAGCAGCAAATTCAACTGCAGGAGGCACAAGTGCGTAAGGAGAAAATGATCACTCTGCTGAACAGACAGATAGCAGAGGTGGAG GACACGGTGGTGCGATTCAAGCAGCAGGTGTCGGAGCAGCTGGGGGTGATGCGCGCCTTCTTGGAGGTGCTGGAGGCCTCGCTGGGCCGGGAGGCAGAGCGGGTGCAGCAGCAGGCCACGGCCGTGCTGCGGGATGAGCACAAGACCATGGGCCACTACCTAGACCAGCTCAAGCAGATGGAGGCCGTGCTGGgtgaggtgcaggaggagagCCAGACCGAGTTCCTGAGG AAATACTGCCTGGTGGCCAGCAG GCTGCAGAAGATCCTGGGAGAGTCCCCGCCAGTCGCCCGGATGGACGTCCAGCTGCCAATCATCACAGATGACTTCAAGTTCCAGGTGTGGAGGAAGATGTTCCGTGCACTGATGCCAG ctcTGGAGAACCTGACCTTTGACCCAGACACGGCCCACCCCAACCTGGTGGTGTCGGAGGACGGCAAGCGGGTGGAGTGCGTAGAGCACAAGCAGCCGGTGAGCTCGGACGACCCGGGCCGCTTCGACAAGTCCAACTGCGTGGTGAGCCGCCAGAGTTTCTCCAGCGGCGAGCACTACTGGGAGGTGACGGTGGGCGACAAGCCGCGCTGGGCGCTGGGCGTTATCTCGGCCGAGGCGGGGCGAAAGGGTCggctccaggccctgccctccaaCGGCTTCTGGCTGGTGGGCTGCAAGGAAGGCAAGAACTACGAGGCCCATGTGGAGCATAAGGAGCCGCGGCTGCTGCGGGTGGAGACCAAGCCCAGCCGGATCGGGCTGTATCTCAGCTTCGAGGATGGGATGCTGGGGTTCTACGATGCCAGCGACGAGGACAACCTGGTGCCGCTCTTTGCCTTCCACTCACGCCTCACCACCACTGTCTACCCCTTCTTCGACGTCTGCTGGCACGACAAGGGCAAGAACAGCCAGCCGCTGGTCATCTACACACCGGAGCCGGAGGCCTCCTAA